A section of the Gloeobacter violaceus PCC 7421 genome encodes:
- a CDS encoding Uma2 family endonuclease produces MVRLPSRPLTLEEFLQLPETEPASEFIDGHIFQKPMPQGKHSAIQGELPAAVNAVFRHRRIARAFPELRCTFGGRSVVPDVAVYVWDRISRDTQGAVANLFQSAPDWTVEILSPDQSQTRVVKNILHCLKYGTQMGWLIDPDEQTVFVYRPGQLPEAFEEPEARLPMPDFAEQLSLTVGELFAWLQD; encoded by the coding sequence ATGGTTCGCCTACCATCCCGCCCGTTGACATTGGAAGAGTTTCTGCAGTTGCCGGAAACCGAACCTGCCAGTGAATTTATCGACGGGCATATCTTCCAAAAACCGATGCCTCAAGGCAAGCACAGCGCCATCCAGGGCGAACTGCCAGCCGCGGTGAACGCCGTCTTCAGGCATAGACGGATCGCGCGCGCTTTCCCGGAACTGCGGTGCACCTTCGGCGGCCGGTCCGTTGTACCGGATGTAGCGGTTTATGTCTGGGATCGCATTTCGCGCGACACCCAGGGTGCCGTTGCCAACCTGTTCCAGAGTGCTCCCGACTGGACTGTCGAGATCCTTTCTCCCGATCAAAGCCAGACCCGGGTGGTGAAAAATATACTGCATTGCCTGAAATACGGCACCCAGATGGGCTGGCTCATCGACCCCGACGAGCAAACGGTGTTTGTTTACAGGCCGGGTCAACTGCCGGAGGCGTTCGAGGAGCCCGAGGCGCGTCTGCCCATGCCCGATTTTGCCGAGCAACTTTCACTTACCGTGGGCGAGCTGTTCGCCTGGCTGCAAGACTGA
- a CDS encoding heme ABC transporter ATP-binding protein: MLKAAGIGVRLAGRWLLEQVNLEALPGEVLAVVGPNGAGKSTLLKTLAGEIRPTRGSVSMAGKALADWPARERACVRAVLPQNSTLAFAFRVFEVVLMGRTPHSRGLEGERDRQIAREAMAAAGVAHLAERLYPTLSGGEKQRVQLARVLAQIWEAPPDSPRYLLLDEPTASLDLTHQHSTLAVARNFAHRGAAVVTVLHDLNLAAQYADRLALLKDGKLLVVGVPDIVLTPEWIETGFGLQTLVMRHPRLGCPLVIPLGSASVLQPGEQLAHGK; this comes from the coding sequence ATGCTCAAGGCCGCGGGAATCGGTGTGCGCCTCGCGGGGCGGTGGCTTCTTGAGCAGGTGAACCTGGAAGCTCTCCCCGGCGAGGTGCTCGCCGTCGTCGGTCCCAACGGCGCCGGCAAATCGACGTTGCTCAAGACCCTCGCGGGCGAAATCCGGCCCACCCGGGGCAGCGTCTCCATGGCGGGCAAAGCTCTCGCGGATTGGCCCGCCCGCGAGCGGGCCTGCGTGCGCGCCGTTTTGCCCCAGAATTCCACATTGGCTTTTGCCTTTCGGGTGTTCGAGGTGGTGCTGATGGGCCGCACACCCCACAGCCGCGGCCTCGAAGGGGAGCGCGACCGTCAAATCGCCCGCGAGGCGATGGCGGCGGCCGGGGTGGCTCACCTGGCCGAACGGCTTTACCCGACGCTCTCGGGCGGCGAAAAGCAACGGGTGCAACTGGCCCGCGTCCTGGCCCAGATCTGGGAAGCGCCCCCCGATTCGCCCCGCTACCTGCTGCTCGACGAACCGACCGCGAGCCTCGATCTCACTCACCAACACAGCACTCTGGCCGTGGCGCGCAACTTTGCCCACCGGGGAGCGGCCGTCGTGACCGTCCTCCACGATCTCAACCTGGCGGCCCAATACGCGGATCGCCTTGCGCTTCTAAAAGACGGAAAATTGCTCGTAGTCGGCGTGCCCGACATCGTCCTCACCCCAGAATGGATCGAGACGGGTTTCGGCTTGCAGACGCTGGTCATGCGCCACCCCCGGTTGGGTTGCCCACTGGTGATACCGCTTGGAAGCGCTTCAGTCTTGCAGCCAGGCGAACAGCTCGCCCACGGTAAGTGA
- the kdpC gene encoding K(+)-transporting ATPase subunit C yields the protein MSPLQEIGTAVRMTAIFWIGCGLAYPLIFTGFAQVAFPDQANGSLVRNAQNQVIGSSLIGQKFTSERYFHGRPSSIDYKAEASGASQLAPTNKVLIERVKADAAAFEAQNGTKPTIDLVTTPGSGLDPHITPAGAAVQTARVSRARNLAPEQVRKLVSQYTEGRFLGIFGEPRVNVLALNLALDGIRR from the coding sequence ATGTCCCCATTGCAAGAAATCGGCACCGCCGTGCGCATGACGGCGATTTTCTGGATCGGTTGCGGCCTGGCCTACCCGCTCATCTTCACGGGCTTCGCCCAGGTGGCCTTTCCCGATCAGGCCAACGGGTCGCTGGTGCGCAACGCCCAGAACCAGGTGATCGGCTCGTCGCTCATCGGCCAGAAGTTCACCTCCGAGCGCTACTTCCACGGTCGGCCCAGCAGTATCGACTACAAAGCGGAGGCGAGCGGTGCGAGCCAACTCGCTCCCACCAACAAAGTCCTCATCGAGCGGGTCAAGGCCGATGCCGCAGCGTTTGAGGCCCAAAACGGCACCAAACCAACCATCGATCTGGTGACCACTCCCGGTTCCGGTCTCGATCCGCACATTACCCCGGCCGGGGCGGCCGTGCAGACTGCACGGGTCTCCAGAGCCCGCAACCTTGCTCCCGAGCAGGTTCGAAAGCTCGTGTCGCAGTACACGGAGGGCCGCTTCCTCGGCATCTTCGGCGAGCCGCGCGTCAACGTGCTGGCCCTCAATCTCGCCCTCGACGGAATTCGGCGATGA